Proteins co-encoded in one Nematostella vectensis chromosome 15, jaNemVect1.1, whole genome shotgun sequence genomic window:
- the LOC125560743 gene encoding uncharacterized protein LOC125560743 produces the protein MDIAASLPRTKEKIKKSGRDSMTSQNLPGVDANPRKHGNEIIKSACDMEVSTDSNIERCGYLMIKRPPHGGKVRMRAWQSKYFILRHSPPILDYYKDEISAHSPKAAKEKHSIILDENVVHIGPTDASRTHHHAFLIVTHKHGALTLASNTDKATKDWVTSLLKVVKLALSENQLQSFEGVEASGSEGEMEYAAMSSDTASPESSPRVGRVGIAARRDSYQQGENSVKRRNYKY, from the exons ATGGATATCGCTGCTTCTTTGCCAAGAACCAAggaaaaaattaagaaatctGGACGAGATTCCATGACAAGTCAAAATCTCCCAGGCGTTGATGCAAACCCGAGGAAGCATGG aaaTGAAATAATCAAATCAGCTTGTGACATGGAGGTGTCTACAGATTCAAATATTGAGAGATGTGGATACCTTATGATCAAACGACCTCCCCATGGGGGGAAGGTCAGGATGAGA GCATGGCAATCCAAGTACTTCATTCTGCGACACTCCCCACCAATACTTGATTACTACAAGGACGAGATTTCTGCTCACTCACCGAAAGCAGCCAAAGAGAAACACAGCATTATATTGGATGAGAACGTTGTACATATCGGCCCCACTGACGCATCACGCACTCATCATCACGCTTTCCTGATTGTCACGCACAAACATGGTGCCCTGACTCTGGCATCAAACACTGACAAAGCAACAAAAGACTGGGTTACTTCGTTACTAAAGGTTGTTAAGCTGGCTTTGAGTGAAAATCAGTTGCAGTCCTTTGAGGGAGTGGAAGCATCTGGGTCTGAGGGGGAGATGGAATATGCGGCAATGTCATCCGATACCGCAAGCCCCGAGTCATCCCCTAgggtggggagggtggggaTTGCTGCCCGCCGTGACTCCTATCAACAAGGTGAGAACAGTGTTAAAAGAAGAAATTATAAGTattga
- the LOC5522361 gene encoding serine/arginine repetitive matrix protein 1, which produces MRLLVQRGKQLLTLESGRKSLTGEGVFQFYTSHGDEIYELIRARSKALFANAVSKRNHFKPERSCSYEDLPSSDSPSVRLPRVNTMNEARLLSKRNQLRMQKMLAFDGRKRSGSDSCLSTSAQSSSHMSPASVKRDLLNDETSSAKLLASTADSVFVEHRRNLSAVLELDKSKDEPLENTYLDLVVDDDTEPIHISGPRRISMASSTSESEKTPEHDNQGTERPAYVDERRRVTTAIPKEQSDGNKPDYAVREDKLEYSNQTYTDPGVLREITPKDKPLSDAQKKLTDDFFAQLANPTAHQQTVFPSKPRSMTTPSPSTSPPKANRQPLKKKLSARKSNDRGGVEKTRSKSEKVAPPKVHEAKVRTVKSESEAGRKNYAPEAGQQQTEMNKKIEVRPEEMEGILEKVLSQMETPLRQTTGKLVFTKPKRNSTGSLCTQSSEEKTNVDPCDKGDSLNVDYASKRQVEKSKSHSGIERASTQLNPPPLPVRPPLGGTPRTRGSASMGDIFEGINLRPDLGGMDRQKTFFAKGINMHHTSTPTGKNWPPLACGPESHHATRLLMRSNTAMQLPSEVIGSPPGSPQLDDPQRSRSSSLNRDEEERNFDEDDAKKRRGSKASKIIGRIFNSMSFSPRDERRGSNECGTTELEDLPKSRKASLTPGIVNEGWSPDNSADTSPSEGSPRLTVNLRASRRASHDGIPRYNPGSPPVNHNMREEQMRKAHARERERAELPDAHEPPPALPPRKHSDPPPLPPRRKKSHEDSPSPCTTPRRKSTELSRCSPHFCRPSAGFTPLSTGLSFVFDENIPPPPVPPRRDERRGSQAPAIHLTKSSPDAGDMNNESDYVGCDGSLSKSTTRPRSASDGSTTAAPPTMSCAPNTNVPSPIPQRPPKSKELCTRQQHVDHGLVDDAAKLGRREVVGSNSGDKSSIEHEKAVGKHGKLLRQAELVEPSAFSSFERTSGHCRLDMARDEYTTALGISFPTGADYQNNNTSRQGGVGQRSTDSTRVSTLRSRSVSPHSSSLIPDGDPVARKYSAGNIEAASENFGKGSEMLGAGRNNAGRSSPVPLKMPSRGGGLVMSDSSPTSAISV; this is translated from the exons ATGCGTCTCCTGGTGCAGCGGGGAAAACAGTTGCTGACGTTAGAGTCCGGAAG GAAAAGTCTGACTGGAGAGGGAGTATTCCAGTTCTACACATCACACGGTGACGAAATCTACGAGTTGATTCGCGCGCGCTCCAAGGCGCTATTTGCAAATGCCGTTAGTAAGCGCAACCATTTTAAACCTGAACGAAGCTGCAGCTATGAAGACCTCCCCTCTTCCGACTCTCCCTCTGTCAGACTCCCACGCGTTAACACAATGAATGAGGCAAGACTACTCTCTAAGAGAAACCAGCTACGAATGCAGAAAATGCTGGCATTTGATGGAAGAAAAAG GTCTGGCTCCGACTCCTGTCTGAGCACATCGGCACAGTCCTCTTCGCACATGAGTCCTGCAAGCGTAAAGCGTGACCTTCTGAACGATGAGACATCGAGTGCTAAGCTACTAGCATCAACCGCTGACTCGGTATTCGTCGAACACAGACGAAATTTGTCCGCTGTACTCGAACTCGACAAAAGCAAAGATGAACCGTTAGAAAACACGTATCTTGATCTTGtggtagatgatgacacggaGCCTATCCACATATCGGGGCCTAGAAGAATAAGTATGGCGTCTTCAACGAGCGAGAGCGAGAAAACACCCGAACACGATAACCAGGGGACCGAGCGACCTGCTTACGTTGACGAGCGACGGCGGGTAACCACAGCTATACCAAAAGAGCAAAGTGATGGAAACAAGCCTGATTACGCCGTGCGCGAGGATAAACTCGAGTATTCCAACCAGACTTATACTGACCCCGGCGTTTTGCGGGAAATTACTCCCAAAGACAAACCATTGTCTGATGCTCAGAAGAAACTCACTGATGATTTCTTCGCGCAGTTGGCGAACCCCACGGCCCATCAACAGACAGTGTTCCCCTCCAAGCCACGGTCAATGACCACACCCAGCCCTTCAACGTCACCCCCTAAAGCGAATCGCCAACCCCTAAAGAAGAAACTCTCGGCGAGAAAGTCTAATGATAGGGGCGGCGTAGAGAAGACCCGTAGTAAGAGTGAGAAGGTGGCGCCCCCGAAAGTCCACGAAGCTAAG GTTAGGACTGTTAAGTCCGAGTCTGAGGCCGGGAGAAAGAACTACGCGCCCGAAGCCGGCCAACAACAGACAGAAATGAATAAGAAAATAGAAGTTCGGCCAGAAGAGATGGAAGGAATCCTAGAGAAGGTCTTATCGCAGATGGAGACACCCTTGCGGCAAACCACTGGGAAACTTGTCTTCACAAAACCCAAGCGGAACAGCACGGGATCCCTGTGTACCCAAAGCTCCGAGGAGAAGACTAATGTCGATCCATGTGATAAGGGTGATTCTTTGAATGTCGATTACGCTTCGAAGAGACAAGTGGAGAAAAGTAAATCCCATTCCGGGATCGAAAGAGCAAGCACTCaactaaaccctccccctctgcCTGTTCGACCGCCTCTGGGCGGCACCCCCCGGACCCGAGGCTCTGCCTCAATGGGAGACATTTTCGAGGGTATCAACCTCCGGCCCGACCTGGGGGGTATGGATAGACAGAAGACGTTTTTCGCTAAAGGTATTAATATGCACCATACCTCAACCCCCACAGGTAAGAACTGGCCTCCGTTGGCTTGCGGACCTGAATCTCATCACGCAACTAGGCTTCTCATGCGGTCTAACACTGCGATGCAATTACCGTCAGAAGTAATCGGGTCTCCCCCTGGCTCGCCTCAGCTTGATGATCCCCAACGGTCTCGGTCGTCGTCGTTAAACAGAGACGAGGAAGAGCGGAACTTCGACGAGGATGATGCGAAAAAGCGTCGGGGTTCCAAGGCCTCCAAGATTATTGGTCGAATTTTCAATAGCATGTCTTTCTCGCCGCGAGACGAGCGCCGAGGAAGTAACGAGTGCGGCACGACGGAGTTAGAAGATTTACCGAAGTCGAGAAAAGCTTCATTGACACCGGGAATTGTCAACGAAGGATGGTCGCCTGATAACAGCGCCGATACCTCACCTTCCGAGGGCTCTCCGAGGCTGACTGTCAATCTTCGAGCATCCCGAAGGGCCTCCCACGACGGAATCCCGAGGTACAACCCAGGAAGCCCGCCGGTAAATCATAACATGCGTGAGGAACAAATGCGCAAGGCACATGCGCGTGAAAGAG AGAGAGCGGAGCTACCCGATGCACACGAACCTCCCCCTGCCCTCCCCCCACGGAAACACTCCGATCCCCCACCATTGCCACCACGACGAAAAAAGTCTCACGAAGATAGCCCGAGCCCATGCACGACGCCGCGGCGGAAGTCTACCGAGCTTTCAAGGTGCAGTCCTCACTTCTGCCGACCAAGCGCGGGTTTTACACCACTGTCTACAGGACTCTCGTTTGTATTTGACGAAAACATCCCGCCGCCCCCAGTCCCCCCTCGGAGAGACGAGAGGCGTGGATCCCAAGCCCCTGCCATTCATCTGACAAAGTCGTCTCCTGATGCTGGTGACATGAATAATGAATCAG ATTACGTCGGCTGCGACGGATCCTTGAGTAAGTCAACAACTCGTCCGAGATCAGCAAGCGACGGG TCAACTACAGCGGCACCCCCAACAATGTCATGCGCACCAAACACCAACGTCCCGTCACCAATTCCCCAGCGTCCTCCGAAGAGCAAGGAGCTATGCACCCGTCAACAGCACGTCGATCATGGCTTGGTTGATGACGCTGCAAAACTGGGCCGTCGGGAAGTTGTCGGATCCAATTCGGGTGATAAGAGCTCGATTGAGCACGAGAAAGCTGTCGGAAAACATGGAAAATTGTTGCGTCAGGCAGAGCTTGTTGAACCAAGCGCATTTTCCAGTTTCGAAAGAACATCCGGGCATTGCCGTCTGGACATGGCGCGCGATGAATATACGACTGCCCTAGGCATTTCGTTCCCCACAGGAGCTGACTATCAGAATAATAACACAAGTAGGCAAGGTGGCGTTGGTCAGAGGAGTACTGATAGCACCAGGGTGAGCACATTACGTTCAAGAAGCGTG
- the LOC116613343 gene encoding splicing factor YJU2-like: MSERKVLNKYYPPDFDPSKIPKLKLPKDRQYVVRLMAPFNMRCTTCGEYIYKGKKFNARKETVQGETYLGLYIFRFYIRCPRCISEITFKTDPENTDYVCENGATRNFQAHRMAEKQEEKMQQEREEEEANNPMKALENRTKESKQEMDILEKLEELKDLNTRHANVDYASMLETYAQEEEKRKQREQQEDDDLVKSVFGGNKIQRRLSDSDSDDENNSNDSANMSSSALTGRKRATDILTEGEKEAMSSEPITKKAKPVWEQSVGNLSNKTSLSSLVKVKKASSTPLAKSTASAFNPSEGENKNTSQLVKPVKPVEQSNSTQQSNRTQQSNSGQTLGANSLGMLGDYGSSEESD; the protein is encoded by the exons ATGTCTGAAAGAAAAGTTTTGAAC AAATACTACCCCCCAGACTTTGATCCATCTAAAATCCCCAAACTAAAGCTTCCAAAAGACAGACAGTATGTGGTCCGTCTCATGGCACCCTTCAATATGAG ATGTACAACTTGTGGTGAATATATCTACAAGGGGAAAAAGTTCAATGCAAGAAAG GAAACAGTTCAAGGAGAGACCTACTTGGGGCTATACATCTTTCGGTTCTATATTAGGTGCCCTCGGTGTATTTCAGAGATTACCTTCAAG ACTGATCCTGAAAATACAGACTATGTTTGTGAGAATGGTGCCACCAGAAACTTCCAGGCACACCGAATGGCAGAGAAACAGGAAGAGAAAATGCAACAAGAgagagaggaggaggaggccAACAACCCGATGAAG GCACTTGAAAACAGAACAAAAGAGTCTAAACAGGAGATGGATATTTTAGAGAAACTGGAAGAGCTAAAAGACCTGAACACACGACACGCCAACG TTGATTATGCGTCGATGTTGGAGACTTATGCACAGGAAGAAGAGAAGAGAAAGCAGCGAGAACAACAAGAAGATGACGATTTAGTCAA GTCGGTATTTGGAGGgaataaaattcagagacgccTTAGCGATAGCGACAGTGATGATGAAAACAATAGCAACGACTCTGCGAACATGTCGTCTTCCGCACTGACAGGCAGAAAGCGTGCAACGGACATACTAACCGAG GGCGAGAAAGAAGCCATGTCCTCTGAGCCGATAACTAAGAAAGCCAAGCCAGTCTGGGAACAAAGTGTCGGCAACCTAAGCAACAAAACGTCCCTCTCCTCCCTGGTAAAGGTCAAGAAAGCTTCCAGCACCCCACTTGCAAAGTCAACAGCCTCTGCATTTAATCCGAGTGAAGGAGAAAACAAGAATACTTCACAGCTCGTCAAACCGGTAAAACCAGTCGAACAGAGTAATAGTACTCAGCAGAGTAATAGAACTCAGCAATCGAATTCGGGTCAGACATTAGGCGCCAACTCGCTTGGCATGCTGGGAGATTATGGCAGCAGTGAGGAGTCAGATTGA